A stretch of Ferribacterium limneticum DNA encodes these proteins:
- a CDS encoding WecB/TagA/CpsF family glycosyltransferase, with the protein MNKRIEMMGCKIDNLSMEETLQTIEGFIRSGKPHQHVVVNVDKLVKASRDPELCQIINDCALINADGMPVVWASRLLGKGLKERVAGVDLFESLMQRSAQKGWRVFLLGAREEVVSGVCNIYQKKYPNLPIAGYRNGYWKPEEEAGVVEQIKAANADLLFVAISSPKKEQFLGKYQAEMKIPFAMGVGGTFDVAVGKVKRAPVWMQKSGLEWFYRFLQEPRRMFKRYFIDDMAFFWLLLREATARR; encoded by the coding sequence ATGAACAAGCGTATCGAAATGATGGGCTGCAAGATCGACAACCTGTCGATGGAAGAAACCCTGCAAACCATCGAGGGTTTTATCCGCAGCGGCAAACCGCATCAGCATGTGGTGGTGAATGTGGACAAGCTGGTGAAGGCCAGCCGTGATCCGGAGTTGTGCCAGATCATCAACGATTGCGCGTTGATCAACGCCGACGGCATGCCGGTGGTGTGGGCCTCTCGATTACTCGGCAAGGGTTTGAAGGAGCGCGTGGCCGGCGTTGATCTGTTCGAGTCGCTGATGCAGCGCTCGGCGCAAAAGGGTTGGCGGGTTTTCTTGCTTGGCGCCCGCGAGGAAGTGGTGTCCGGCGTCTGCAACATTTACCAGAAAAAGTACCCCAACCTGCCTATTGCCGGCTATCGCAACGGCTATTGGAAGCCGGAGGAGGAAGCCGGCGTTGTCGAACAGATCAAGGCGGCCAACGCGGATCTGCTCTTTGTCGCGATCAGTTCGCCGAAGAAGGAGCAGTTCCTCGGTAAATATCAGGCTGAAATGAAGATTCCGTTTGCCATGGGTGTCGGCGGAACTTTTGATGTCGCGGTCGGCAAGGTGAAACGGGCGCCGGTGTGGATGCAGAAGAGCGGCCTGGAGTGGTTCTACCGCTTCCTGCAGGAGCCGCGCCGGATGTTCAAGCGCTATTTCATCGACGACATGGCGTTTTTCTGGCTGCTGCTGCGCGAGGCGACGGCTCGGCGTTAG